A genomic stretch from Taeniopygia guttata chromosome 9, bTaeGut7.mat, whole genome shotgun sequence includes:
- the POLR2D gene encoding DNA-directed RNA polymerase II subunit RPB4, translating to MAAGGSDPRTADVEEDASQLVFPKEFETAETLLNSEVHMLLEHRKQQNESAEDEQELSEVFMKTLNYTARFSRFKNRETIASVRSLLLQKKLHKFELACLANLCPETAEEAKALIPSLEGRFEDEELQQILDDIQTKRSFQY from the exons ATGGCGGCGGGAGGCAGCGACCCGCGGACGGCAGACGTGGAGGAGGACGCCTCGCAGCTCGTCTTCCCCAAAG AATTTGAAACTGCGGAAACTCTGCTGAACTCCGAGGTGCACATGCTGCTGGAGCACCGCAAGCAGCAGAACGAGAGCGCGGAGGATGAGCAGGAGCTGTCAGAAGTCTTCATGAAAACCCTGAACTACACAGCACGCTTCAGCCGCTTCAAAAACCGCGAAACCATCGCCAGCGTGCGCAG CTTACTGCTGCAGAAGAAGCTCCATAAGTTTGAACTGGCATGTTTGGCTAACTTGTGTCCTGAGACAGCTGAGGAAGCAAAAGCTCTGATTCCTAG CCTGGAGGGCCGGTTTGAAGATGAAGAATTACAACAGATTCTCGACGACATTCAGACTAAACGCAGCTTCCAGTATTAA